The following nucleotide sequence is from Halorussus caseinilyticus.
CGCGACCCCCAACTCGGGGAACGGCCCGACGCCGAAGATGAGGACCGCGTTCAGGAAGATGTTGGTCGGGAGCGTGAGCAGGCGGACGTACATCGGAGTCCGGGTATCGCCGACGCCCGCGAGCGCACGGGCCGCAATCATGCTCCAGAACCGGAACGACACCGAGAGCATGATGATGCGGAGGTAGATTGCACCGAGTTCGATGGTCCGAGCGTCGTCGGTCAGCACGTCTATCATCGGTTCCGCGTACGCCCACGTCGCCGCGGTCATGGGAACCGCGAGCAGGAGCGCCAACCAGAGCGACTGCTTGATGGCGAAGTTGGCCTTCGCTCGCTCGCCCGCGCCCTCGAACCGCGAGACGACGCTGATGGTGCCGCTCGTTAGCGCCAGCGAGAGACCGAACGGGATGAAGAAGTACTGAAAGCCGAGTTCGAGCGCCGCGACCGCCTCGTCGCCGAGCGCCCGCCCGACCATGAAGAAGTCGGCCACGCGAAGGAGCGTCCGCATCCCGCCAGTGACCATCACCGGGACCGCGAGGTCGAACGCCTCTTCGCCCTTCTCGCGGTCCAACAGGCCGAGGCGAGCCAACGCCACCGGAAAGAGAAACGCGACACTCTGCGCTCGGCGCTTGGCGTCGTCGAGCATCGGATACGGGAATTTGTGAGGCCGGGGGTAAACAGTTTTGTCAAGACCGCGTGGATTTCCGGGGCTTCGAGGTGGAGGAGTGTGGCCGAGGTCAGCGCTCGGTCGAGTCCCACGCGTCGGGAACCTCGATGACGTACTTGCCGTCCTCCTTCAGCGAGATGATGTACTCCTCGCGCTCGTACAGTTCCATCAGGTTGAGTTCGTACTGGCCGGGTTCGACGATTCTGATGCTCTCGAACTGGCTGTTGAGTTCCTCGCGGAGTTCCTTCAGACCGGGGTTCTCGTCGTCGGGCGACTCTACGACTTCGGCTTCCGAATCCGAGTCGGCGGTGGGTCCGGCCACTTCCTCCGGCGGTTCGTCCGGAAGTTCCGACTCGTCGACTACGTTGCGCCGAGCGTTCGCCTGCGCAGAGTCCTCGGCGACCGGAGCAGAATCGTCGGTGACCGGAGAAGAGTCTTGGCCGTCGGTAGCCGGAGCGGAGTCGTCGGTGGCCGAGGCAGGACTCGCGTCGGCGTCGTCGCGCGTACTCACCCAGTCACGGACCGTCGCCGCCGCTCTGTTCACTGCACTGCCGCCGTCGTCGCCCCCCGTTTCGGGTGCGGTGGCGATTTCGGATGCGTCGCCGACAGTGGACCCGGTATTCTCGGGCGTCTTCTTCCGTGCGGTCGCGGCAGACGCTCTCCCGCCGGTTTCACCAGCGTTCCCATCTGCGGCTCCCGCGGGGTCGAACTGGAACTTGTTCCCGCCACAGTCGGGACAGCCCGAGAGCATCTCCTTGGAACCGTCCTCGAACGACCGGCCGCAGGTGGTACACTGGTGGGGCATTATTTACGTGAGACGAGGGCGCTGATGAGGTTCTCGTCCTTGTGGAGCGTCTCGATTTGGTTCGCCGGGCCGATGACCGTAAGCTTGTGCGTGGACTCCTTGCCCATCAACCGGTCGAGGAAGCTCTGGTCTGCAGTTTCGGACCGGGGGTAAGTCTCTATCTCGATACCGTTGAACTCGTCGGGACTGATTTCGGTCATCGTCACCTCGATGAGTTTGCTCTCCTCGTCCGGCGAGAGACCGGTTTCGAGGATGACGATATTGCCGTCGCGAACCCCGTCGAGAATCATCCGAATCTTCTCCATCGACGCCATCTCCGCCATGCGGTCGGCACCGATGAGGTCGATTTGGACGCCGTCGTTCGGGC
It contains:
- a CDS encoding Zn-ribbon domain-containing protein, with protein sequence MPHQCTTCGRSFEDGSKEMLSGCPDCGGNKFQFDPAGAADGNAGETGGRASAATARKKTPENTGSTVGDASEIATAPETGGDDGGSAVNRAAATVRDWVSTRDDADASPASATDDSAPATDGQDSSPVTDDSAPVAEDSAQANARRNVVDESELPDEPPEEVAGPTADSDSEAEVVESPDDENPGLKELREELNSQFESIRIVEPGQYELNLMELYEREEYIISLKEDGKYVIEVPDAWDSTER
- a CDS encoding DUF2073 domain-containing protein, giving the protein MPEVTGDGPNDGVQIDLIGADRMAEMASMEKIRMILDGVRDGNIVILETGLSPDEESKLIEVTMTEISPDEFNGIEIETYPRSETADQSFLDRLMGKESTHKLTVIGPANQIETLHKDENLISALVSRK